The segment GCAGGTTGATACCATACATTGTCAGGTGGACGACGATCCCGCCTTTCTCCTTCCACTTTTTGATTTCCGAGCGATAGCCGATGCCGATGCGGACCCAGAAACCGCCGCCCCAGCTCTTGTCGACGCGCTCGATGCTTTGCGCGACAGACTTATCGTCCGAGGTCAGGAGCATTCCGGAGGCTCCGAGAGCACGGGAGGTCAGGCCCACGTGCGTGGTCACACGGGCGTCCCTTTCCGGCCTGTGGCCGAGCCGTAATACTACGATATCGCCCATAAAGATGAAAATAATATAAAAAAGAGGCGAAAAATTATACCCTGATCTTTGCTTTTTTCTTGAACAGGTCTATAAATGTCTCGCACTCGCCAGCCAGGTCCTTCGACGCCTTTTTCAATGCGTCGATCGGGTCCTCGGACTTGGTCGTCCGAACATAGAGGATCGGGTTGCTGATCCCGGGGTATACGATGTCATAGGTGGCGACCTTTACGGCCTTATCCTTTAACAGGGCGGCTTTCAGCGCGTTCATCAGCGTGTGGTCCTCGCCCTTGATCTCGACCTCGATCTCGGTGTCGGTCTTGTTTAATACCTTGATCTCCATGAAATTCACCTTAAATTATGCCTTTGCCGTAATCGGACGATAATTTTCTGGACTCCCTCTTCTCGCACTTCGGGCATTTAAGCTTACCGTTCTCGAAGACCAGATTTACTTTACAGCGAGGGCACTGGGATGTCAGCACGCCTAAATTCTTGTCGACCGTGGACAGGCGCATGTTCTTGGTATCGATGACCTTCGCCTTGACGATGTCCTGGTACCCGAACTCCCGGGCCAGGTCCTGCACGTACGAGTCTTTCACATTTGAAATGTGGATCGCGGCCTGCGTGTTGCCGGCGATCTCCCGGTCCAGATGGCCCTTGATCCGGGATAGCTCGACGAGCGCTACGGAGCCCTTAATGTCCGTGACGCGGCCGATAACGATATCCCCCTCCTTCGGCGTGGGCGGGATGTTCGTGACGGGGTCCACTGCGACGCTTCTCTCCTTCTTATTATAGGTCAGGCGGCCGGTCATGATGGCATAGATGTTGCCTCTATCCTCGTAAGTGCCTTTGCCCGGCAGAAACTCCTCGGATGTGCCAATCATATCGCCGGGTATTACAAAATCTCCAATCTCTGGCATATTCTTCCCTGCATTACTTTTCATTGCTCAGTATTCTATAAAGCTCGACGTCAATATATGCGATCTCTTTCGTGTGGAACTTAAAGGTGTGCCGGATGGGGAACTTTAATGCGACGATATCGGTTATGTTGCCTCTGCCTTCGATGAAGCCCCTGACAAAATCGGCGGAGCCGGCATTGTGTATGGTGTAAATGGCCTTGCCGATTTCCAGGGCTTTGTCCAAAAAGGGCCTGTCGTTCCCTTTTTCTTGCGCTCCAAAGGGCGGGTTCATGACCACCGTGTCGAAACGTCCGCAAAAGTCTCTCACGTCGCAGCAAACCCATGCTATGTCCACGTCGAGCTGGCTCGCGTTTTTCTTCGCTATTTCTAGCGCACGTATATCGCTGTCAATGCCTATAATCTTTTTTGTTCCGAGCAGGCCGGCGCCGATGGCCAGCATGCCCGTGCCGCACCCAAGGTCTACGACGCTTCCTTCAAGATCGCCGCTCATGTAGGCGAAATAGAGGAGCTCGGACGCGACGACTGCCGGCGTTGCATATTGCTCCCGCCGCACGTCCGGGGAGTCGAAGCCCTTGACCTGCTCCAGCAGCATTTCCAGCTTTCTTTTTTTCATGCGCTTTCGTAGTCCTAAGATATTTTGCACCTATTTTTATTTTTCTGATTTCACCGGCTCGCCATTAGCTATGCAGTCGTCTTGCTCGCTGGCGCCTCCGGTAGCCGCTCATTTTTGTATAACAGGATATATAAATCGAGGTCTTATGGCTGTTTATGAAAGGGTGGATGGCAGTTATTTGTATATTACTACTCCTGCTGGCGGGGTCGGCTAACGCCATGACGGTGGGCGAAAGGACGAGACACTTCGAGGTCTATTTCGCGGACCCGTCAATGGCGGATAGCCAGAACGGCGTAGGGCAGACACTGGAGAGCGCTTACAAAGAGATCAACGGGTACCTGGGCACCTGCCCCGTCTATATAAAAGTGCTCGTCGTGGGTAAGAAGACAATGGACCAGGTGGGGGAGCACGTCGAGGCGTTCTCGGCCTGGAGCAATAAGTCCAGCTCTATCGTCCTCCGGGAGCAAAGCTGTAACGATAA is part of the Methanocella sp. genome and harbors:
- a CDS encoding METTL5 family protein, whose amino-acid sequence is MKKRKLEMLLEQVKGFDSPDVRREQYATPAVVASELLYFAYMSGDLEGSVVDLGCGTGMLAIGAGLLGTKKIIGIDSDIRALEIAKKNASQLDVDIAWVCCDVRDFCGRFDTVVMNPPFGAQEKGNDRPFLDKALEIGKAIYTIHNAGSADFVRGFIEGRGNITDIVALKFPIRHTFKFHTKEIAYIDVELYRILSNEK
- a CDS encoding tRNA (cytidine(56)-2'-O)-methyltransferase, which gives rise to MGDIVVLRLGHRPERDARVTTHVGLTSRALGASGMLLTSDDKSVAQSIERVDKSWGGGFWVRIGIGYRSEIKKWKEKGGIVVHLTMYGINLPDCIDTIRNEFKAKSIMVVVGAEKVPGDVYQLADYNVAVGNQPHSEIAALALFLDWLQQGREFEKTFRDGELKILPCEHGKSVERK
- a CDS encoding exosome complex RNA-binding protein Csl4, whose protein sequence is MPEIGDFVIPGDMIGTSEEFLPGKGTYEDRGNIYAIMTGRLTYNKKERSVAVDPVTNIPPTPKEGDIVIGRVTDIKGSVALVELSRIKGHLDREIAGNTQAAIHISNVKDSYVQDLAREFGYQDIVKAKVIDTKNMRLSTVDKNLGVLTSQCPRCKVNLVFENGKLKCPKCEKRESRKLSSDYGKGII
- a CDS encoding DNA-directed RNA polymerase subunit L produces the protein MEIKVLNKTDTEIEVEIKGEDHTLMNALKAALLKDKAVKVATYDIVYPGISNPILYVRTTKSEDPIDALKKASKDLAGECETFIDLFKKKAKIRV